One Chitinophagaceae bacterium C216 genomic window carries:
- the aroB gene encoding 3-dehydroquinate synthase: protein MVQTYKFSNAATDFYFNSSLKELGKIIDRKHTFFITDQHIFKAHEKKFKGLNTIVIPAGEEHKKQSTVDDIILKLIQSKADRKSVLVGVGGGVITDLTGYVASVYMRGIRFGFVPTTVLGLVDASIGGKNGIDVGVYKNMVGVIRQPSFILHDLALLQSLPQKEWQNGFAEVIKHACIKDATMFKELEQHQLSDYQKNKTLLADLVRRNALIKIKVVQKDEFEKGDRRLLNFGHTIGHAIETQYALMHGEAVSIGMVYACDIAQQLKGFAGKERVRSLIAQYQLPTHINFDAAKVFEVLTMDKKRVQKEMNFVLLEKIGKGVVHPIPLKRLESIIKKLQ, encoded by the coding sequence TTGGTTCAGACTTATAAATTCTCCAACGCTGCTACCGACTTTTACTTCAACAGCTCTTTAAAAGAGTTGGGTAAGATTATTGATAGAAAGCATACTTTTTTCATTACTGACCAGCATATATTTAAAGCTCACGAAAAGAAGTTCAAAGGGCTGAATACGATAGTGATTCCTGCGGGCGAAGAACACAAAAAGCAAAGTACTGTAGACGATATTATTTTAAAACTAATTCAGTCGAAGGCTGACCGCAAATCGGTGCTGGTAGGAGTAGGCGGTGGTGTGATTACCGATCTTACAGGTTATGTGGCTTCGGTGTACATGAGAGGCATCCGCTTTGGATTTGTACCTACTACGGTACTGGGGCTGGTGGATGCATCCATAGGCGGAAAGAACGGTATTGATGTAGGAGTGTACAAAAATATGGTGGGCGTAATTCGTCAGCCATCTTTCATTCTGCACGATCTTGCACTGCTTCAGTCGTTACCTCAGAAGGAGTGGCAGAATGGGTTTGCAGAAGTAATCAAACATGCTTGCATTAAAGATGCGACCATGTTCAAAGAACTGGAGCAGCATCAGTTGAGCGATTATCAAAAAAACAAAACACTGCTAGCCGATCTGGTGCGTCGCAATGCGCTTATAAAGATTAAGGTGGTTCAGAAAGACGAGTTTGAAAAAGGAGATCGTCGATTGCTCAATTTTGGCCATACAATCGGTCATGCTATCGAAACACAGTATGCGCTGATGCATGGTGAGGCAGTATCTATAGGAATGGTGTATGCTTGCGATATCGCGCAGCAGTTAAAAGGCTTTGCAGGAAAAGAACGCGTTCGTTCGCTGATAGCGCAATATCAGCTGCCCACGCACATCAACTTCGATGCCGCTAAGGTATTTGAAGTGCTGACGATGGATAAAAAACGTGTACAGAAGGAGATGAATTTTGTGTTGCTTGAAAAAATCGGTAAAGGAGTAGTACATCCTATTCCGCTCAAACGATTGGAAAGCATCATCAAGAAATTACAATAA
- the pheA gene encoding Bifunctional chorismate mutase/prephenate dehydratase: MTSKKEESKSKEGDAPSLTEEVAPHIAIQGYEGCFHQQAAQYYFGKHVTVECCATFKEVIAAAKDKSRTDGCIMAIENSIAGSILPNYNLLQSSGLKIVGEIYMQIHQNLLVNHGVELEDIKEVHSHTMALQQCYEFLDQYKWKLVETEDTALSAKHIAQYKSKHIAAIASTLAAEIYDLKVLAPKIQTLKKNYTRFLVLKRPEDVKEEQIGNKASINFKTIHKEGALARVLGVIAIHKVNLSKLQSFPIPGSDFKYQFHADMEFDNIKTFHRVIEKITPLTEGIKIYGIYKKGIWK, translated from the coding sequence ATGACCAGTAAGAAAGAGGAATCTAAAAGTAAAGAAGGAGATGCCCCTTCACTGACGGAAGAGGTTGCACCTCATATTGCCATTCAGGGTTATGAAGGATGTTTTCATCAACAAGCCGCACAATACTATTTTGGCAAACATGTCACAGTAGAATGCTGCGCTACTTTTAAAGAAGTGATTGCGGCCGCTAAGGATAAGAGCAGAACCGACGGCTGTATCATGGCGATTGAAAACTCCATTGCCGGCAGCATTTTGCCCAACTACAATTTGTTGCAATCTAGCGGATTGAAAATAGTGGGTGAAATTTATATGCAGATTCATCAAAATTTGCTGGTGAATCACGGAGTAGAACTGGAAGATATTAAGGAAGTGCATTCGCACACTATGGCCTTGCAACAGTGTTATGAATTTCTCGATCAGTATAAGTGGAAACTGGTAGAAACGGAAGATACAGCCTTAAGCGCTAAGCATATTGCACAATATAAAAGCAAGCATATTGCAGCAATAGCTAGTACATTGGCCGCTGAGATTTACGACTTGAAGGTGTTAGCTCCTAAAATTCAGACTTTAAAAAAGAACTATACCCGCTTTCTGGTATTGAAGAGACCGGAAGATGTGAAAGAAGAGCAGATTGGCAACAAAGCTTCGATTAATTTTAAAACTATACATAAAGAGGGAGCATTAGCCAGAGTGTTGGGTGTGATTGCCATTCATAAAGTAAACCTCTCTAAGCTGCAGAGCTTCCCCATTCCGGGTTCGGATTTCAAGTATCAGTTTCACGCCGATATGGAATTCGACAACATTAAAACATTTCATAGAGTTATCGAAAAAATTACGCCGCTGACAGAGGGTATCAAGATTTACGGTATTTATAAAAAAGGTATATGGAAGTAG
- the dapL gene encoding LL-diaminopimelate aminotransferase, translating into MEVANRLKGVGEYYFSKKLREIDDLNKQGKDIINLGIGSPDLPPHPDVVKVLYEEAQKPNVHGYQSYKGSPVLRKAFADWYQQWYGVTLHPDTEVLPLIGSKEGIMHICMTYLNEGDAALVPNPGYPTYRSNVTIAGSTCIDYDLKEEHHYQPDFAAIEKQITEYNNNGKGSVKLFFVNYPQMPTGQRPDRKVFEALVAFAKKHQLLVVHDNPYSFILNDEPISLLSVAGAKDVVIELNSLSKSHNMAGWRVGVLCGAEARINEVLRFKSNMDSGMFLPLQLAAAKALTLGKEWHDEVNKVYRERREKVFQLLDILECTYSKDQVGMFVWARIPEKYDNCYKVVDDVLYKANVFITPGGIFGSGGEQYIRISLCGSIARFEQAISRIQQSLIS; encoded by the coding sequence ATGGAAGTAGCCAACAGATTAAAAGGTGTAGGCGAATATTATTTCTCAAAGAAGTTAAGAGAAATTGACGACCTGAATAAACAAGGAAAAGATATTATCAATCTGGGTATCGGGAGTCCTGATTTACCTCCACATCCTGATGTGGTAAAAGTATTGTACGAAGAGGCCCAGAAACCCAATGTACACGGTTATCAAAGTTATAAGGGTAGTCCGGTATTGCGGAAAGCGTTTGCCGACTGGTATCAGCAATGGTACGGTGTGACGTTGCATCCGGATACAGAAGTCCTACCTCTCATTGGTAGTAAGGAAGGTATTATGCACATCTGCATGACTTATTTGAATGAGGGAGATGCGGCGCTGGTACCCAATCCGGGATATCCTACTTACAGAAGCAATGTCACTATTGCCGGAAGCACTTGTATCGATTATGATCTGAAAGAGGAACATCATTATCAACCTGATTTTGCGGCGATCGAAAAACAAATTACCGAATACAACAATAATGGTAAAGGCAGTGTGAAATTGTTTTTTGTAAACTATCCGCAGATGCCCACCGGTCAGCGTCCCGATAGGAAGGTATTTGAAGCGTTGGTGGCATTTGCAAAAAAACATCAGCTTTTGGTGGTGCATGATAATCCTTACAGCTTTATCCTGAATGATGAGCCTATAAGTTTATTAAGTGTAGCGGGTGCTAAAGATGTGGTGATTGAACTCAATTCGCTGAGTAAATCACATAATATGGCTGGATGGCGTGTGGGTGTATTGTGTGGTGCGGAAGCACGCATTAACGAAGTGCTGCGGTTTAAAAGCAATATGGACAGCGGTATGTTCCTGCCACTACAACTGGCTGCCGCAAAAGCATTAACATTGGGAAAGGAATGGCATGATGAAGTAAATAAAGTATATCGTGAGCGTAGGGAGAAAGTGTTTCAATTGCTGGATATACTAGAATGCACTTATTCCAAAGATCAGGTAGGTATGTTTGTATGGGCACGTATTCCCGAGAAATATGACAACTGTTATAAGGTGGTGGATGATGTATTGTATAAAGCCAATGTATTCATTACACCTGGAGGTATTTTCGGCAGTGGTGGAGAGCAGTACATTAGAATCAGCCTTTGCGGTTCAATAGCTCGATTTGAGCAAGCTATCAGCAGAATACAACAAAGCCTGATATCATAA
- the aroA gene encoding 3-phosphoshikimate 1-carboxyvinyltransferase, with the protein MKITISPSELKGDILAPASKSSMQRACAAALVAAKRSIIYNPGHSNDDKAAMGIITALGAVIEKAHEQITVDSTSFAKVLDTVAKQQEAGEALTINCGESGLSIRMFTPLAALTNKKITITGEGSLVTRPMDFFDEVLPQLGVQVQSNDGKLPLIIQGPLQPKNISIDGSLSSQFLTGLLLAYSVAQIDPAEGKEISIKVSNLKSKPYIDLTLDVMKKFGLRVPENRNYEEFVFDYSKPHPDVERECNTYTVEGDWSGGAFLLVAGAIAGDITVRGLSMASTQADKKITEALMAANAGMAIDAKGIHLHKSELKSFEFDATDCPDLFPPLVALAAYCNGVTSIKGVTRLAHKESNRGLTLQEEFGKMGLRVDLDGDIMHIHGGSGLKGALVHSRHDHRIAMACAVAALRAEGDTTIEEALAVNKSYPDFYDHIKSLGAKVSGGIDWKGALVDN; encoded by the coding sequence ATGAAGATTACAATTTCACCCTCAGAATTAAAAGGCGATATACTAGCCCCGGCTTCCAAAAGCTCCATGCAGCGCGCGTGTGCAGCTGCATTAGTTGCAGCGAAGCGCTCAATAATATACAATCCCGGTCATAGTAATGATGATAAGGCCGCTATGGGTATCATTACAGCCCTAGGAGCCGTTATCGAAAAAGCTCATGAACAAATTACTGTAGATAGCACTTCATTTGCCAAGGTATTGGATACCGTTGCAAAACAGCAGGAAGCAGGTGAAGCGCTTACCATTAACTGCGGCGAAAGTGGGTTAAGTATTCGCATGTTTACGCCACTGGCGGCACTTACCAATAAGAAGATTACCATTACCGGTGAGGGTAGCTTGGTGACAAGGCCAATGGACTTTTTTGATGAAGTGCTGCCTCAATTGGGTGTACAGGTGCAATCAAACGATGGCAAGCTGCCGCTTATTATACAGGGGCCCTTACAGCCCAAAAATATCTCCATCGACGGTTCATTGAGCTCACAGTTCTTAACCGGATTGCTGCTAGCGTATTCCGTAGCGCAGATAGATCCTGCCGAGGGGAAAGAAATTTCGATAAAGGTTAGCAATCTTAAAAGCAAACCCTATATCGATCTTACACTGGATGTGATGAAGAAGTTTGGCCTGCGTGTACCGGAGAACCGCAACTATGAGGAATTTGTATTTGATTATTCGAAGCCTCATCCGGATGTAGAACGTGAGTGTAATACGTATACTGTGGAGGGTGATTGGAGTGGTGGAGCCTTTTTGTTGGTAGCAGGAGCTATTGCAGGCGATATTACCGTAAGAGGATTAAGTATGGCTAGTACGCAAGCCGATAAAAAAATAACAGAAGCTTTAATGGCAGCTAATGCGGGGATGGCTATCGATGCAAAAGGTATCCATCTTCATAAATCGGAATTGAAAAGTTTTGAGTTTGATGCTACCGATTGTCCAGATTTGTTCCCTCCTTTAGTGGCACTTGCCGCTTATTGTAACGGTGTTACTAGTATTAAAGGGGTTACGCGTTTGGCGCACAAGGAAAGTAACAGAGGGCTTACCTTGCAGGAAGAATTTGGAAAAATGGGATTACGTGTGGACTTAGATGGAGATATCATGCATATTCACGGCGGTAGTGGATTGAAAGGTGCGTTGGTACATTCGCGTCATGACCATCGTATCGCCATGGCCTGTGCCGTAGCTGCATTAAGAGCAGAGGGGGATACGACGATCGAGGAGGCGCTTGCAGTAAACAAGTCGTATCCTGACTTTTATGATCATATAAAGTCTTTAGGGGCGAAAGTGAGCGGCGGCATTGACTGGAAAGGCGCGCTAGTAGACAATTAA
- the tyrC gene encoding Cyclohexadienyl dehydrogenase, whose amino-acid sequence MNKRKKIAIIGVGLIGGSMALQLHEKKLSSKLIGVENNPQHAEEALEAELVDEILPLDEAIKEAEVIFLAVPVNVQVDLLPRILDKVTDQIVLDMGSTKADIIAAVQKHPKRGRYVATHPMWGTEYSGPKAAVRGAFEGKAVILCNKKDSDPDAVEWVEKMYTKIGMKLVEMDARAHDLHVAYVSHISHITSFALANTVLEKEKVESAIFQIASAGFESTVRLAKSSPAMWVPIFLQNKDNILDVLTEHIDQLVKFKNYIANSDQENLRSLIVEANKIRRIIK is encoded by the coding sequence ATGAATAAACGTAAAAAAATAGCAATAATAGGAGTAGGGCTTATCGGAGGTTCGATGGCATTGCAGCTACATGAGAAAAAGTTGTCCTCCAAATTGATTGGTGTGGAGAACAACCCGCAGCATGCCGAAGAAGCTCTGGAAGCGGAGTTGGTAGATGAAATATTGCCCTTGGATGAAGCTATTAAGGAAGCAGAAGTGATTTTTCTGGCGGTCCCCGTAAATGTACAAGTGGATTTATTACCCAGAATTCTGGATAAAGTTACCGACCAGATCGTGCTGGATATGGGCTCTACAAAGGCGGATATCATCGCTGCGGTTCAGAAGCACCCCAAGAGAGGTCGGTATGTAGCTACTCACCCTATGTGGGGTACGGAGTACAGTGGCCCCAAAGCTGCAGTGCGTGGTGCTTTTGAAGGAAAGGCTGTGATTCTTTGTAATAAGAAAGACAGCGATCCCGATGCGGTAGAGTGGGTAGAGAAAATGTACACTAAAATAGGAATGAAGCTGGTGGAGATGGATGCCCGGGCGCATGATTTGCACGTGGCCTATGTGAGCCATATATCACATATTACTTCTTTTGCACTAGCTAATACTGTATTGGAAAAGGAAAAAGTGGAAAGCGCTATTTTTCAGATCGCTTCAGCAGGTTTTGAAAGCACGGTGCGATTGGCCAAAAGTAGTCCGGCGATGTGGGTGCCGATATTCCTTCAGAATAAAGACAATATTTTAGATGTACTCACGGAGCATATCGACCAGCTGGTGAAGTTTAAAAATTATATCGCCAACAGTGATCAGGAAAACTTACGATCGTTAATCGTAGAGGCGAATAAAATCAGACGAATCATAAAATAA
- the kdsA_1 gene encoding 2-dehydro-3-deoxyphosphooctonate aldolase — protein sequence MSTQQLSAKEKIQELWGTRPLIISGPCSAETEEQVLETAQQLAATGKVNMLRAGIWKPRTKPGMFEGIGTKGLPWLQKAKELTGLPTAVEVATAKQVQDALTFDVDVLWIGARTTVNPFSVQEVADALRGVDVPVLVKNPINPDLELWSGGVERIARAGIKKLGLIHRGFSSYGNTQFRNAPMWHLAIEMKLRYPELPIINDPSHICGKRDTLLEVAQKAIDLDYDGLMIESHIDPDNAWSDAKQQVTPARLKEMLETIIWRKEDVDNKDYHQALEKLRQQINHLDDEILQILAQRMKIADQIGQYKKENNITILQPNRWQEVMEKTISRGENLGLSRDFLSKFLDAVHLESINHQKKIMDA from the coding sequence ATGAGCACTCAGCAATTATCAGCAAAAGAGAAAATTCAGGAATTATGGGGCACGCGTCCTTTAATTATTAGCGGTCCCTGTAGCGCCGAAACGGAAGAGCAGGTTTTGGAAACGGCACAACAGCTGGCTGCAACTGGAAAGGTAAATATGTTGCGTGCCGGAATCTGGAAACCGCGTACTAAACCAGGTATGTTTGAAGGAATCGGTACCAAAGGGCTACCTTGGTTACAAAAAGCAAAAGAGCTTACAGGCTTACCTACAGCTGTAGAGGTAGCTACTGCCAAGCAAGTACAGGATGCACTTACTTTTGATGTAGATGTATTATGGATTGGTGCACGCACTACCGTAAATCCTTTCAGTGTACAGGAAGTGGCTGATGCCCTGCGTGGTGTAGACGTACCTGTGTTAGTGAAAAACCCCATTAACCCTGATCTGGAATTGTGGAGTGGTGGTGTAGAGCGTATTGCTCGTGCAGGTATCAAAAAATTGGGATTGATTCACCGCGGATTTTCTTCTTACGGAAATACACAATTCCGCAATGCACCGATGTGGCATCTGGCCATCGAAATGAAATTGAGATACCCTGAATTACCTATTATTAACGACCCTTCACATATCTGCGGTAAAAGAGATACGTTGCTCGAAGTAGCACAGAAGGCCATAGACCTGGATTACGATGGATTGATGATTGAAAGCCATATTGATCCAGACAATGCATGGAGTGATGCTAAACAACAGGTAACTCCTGCCCGTCTGAAAGAAATGCTGGAAACCATCATTTGGAGAAAAGAGGATGTAGATAATAAGGATTATCATCAGGCACTGGAAAAGCTGCGTCAGCAAATCAACCATCTGGATGATGAGATACTGCAAATTCTTGCACAACGCATGAAAATTGCGGATCAGATAGGACAGTACAAAAAAGAAAATAACATTACTATTTTGCAGCCCAATCGTTGGCAAGAAGTGATGGAAAAAACTATTTCACGTGGTGAAAACTTAGGTCTTAGCCGCGATTTTCTGAGCAAGTTCTTAGATGCCGTGCATCTGGAAAGCATCAATCATCAGAAAAAAATAATGGATGCTTAA